In the genome of Pelagibacterium nitratireducens, one region contains:
- a CDS encoding DMT family transporter gives MSSSTVGHQDRRLFAIGLALVTYIFFTICDTCAKWMALSGMPPTQVAFGRYFVQFAFMAGLLLPQLGLASFKTRRPVLQILRGFGLLGMTAFNFFALLYLPLTVTSSIMFGMPLLITALSVPFLGEQVGWRRWMAILVGFVGIVIIIQPWDASFHWAIFLSLGSILSAGLYFILTRKLTETETTASLQLYAGLVGTVCLLPFALANWTWPEGPLTWIIFLGVGLAAMTGHQISIIAHRYAPASILAPFGYSQIIWMTLSSWLIFHQPPTLWLFVGGPIVIGSGLYIWLRERQLAKKAVRPVTTADADIAAEKKDAEGHPA, from the coding sequence ATGTCCAGTTCGACCGTCGGGCACCAGGATCGCCGTTTGTTTGCGATCGGCCTGGCGCTTGTCACCTATATTTTCTTCACGATCTGCGACACCTGCGCCAAATGGATGGCACTTTCGGGGATGCCGCCCACCCAGGTGGCGTTCGGGCGCTATTTCGTGCAGTTCGCCTTTATGGCCGGACTGCTGCTGCCGCAATTGGGTCTGGCCAGCTTCAAGACACGGCGTCCCGTTTTACAAATCCTGCGCGGGTTCGGGCTTTTGGGCATGACGGCGTTCAATTTCTTTGCGCTGCTCTACCTGCCGCTGACCGTGACGTCCTCTATCATGTTCGGCATGCCACTGCTGATCACCGCCCTGTCGGTACCATTTCTGGGCGAACAGGTCGGCTGGCGACGCTGGATGGCCATCCTCGTGGGGTTCGTGGGTATCGTCATCATCATCCAGCCGTGGGACGCGAGTTTCCATTGGGCGATTTTCCTGTCTCTTGGCAGCATCCTGTCGGCCGGGCTTTATTTCATTCTGACGCGCAAGCTGACGGAAACCGAAACCACGGCCAGCCTGCAACTTTATGCCGGTTTGGTTGGCACTGTTTGCCTGTTGCCGTTTGCGCTGGCCAATTGGACCTGGCCCGAAGGCCCGCTGACCTGGATCATCTTTCTGGGCGTTGGACTGGCCGCCATGACGGGTCATCAGATTTCGATCATCGCCCATCGCTACGCGCCGGCATCAATTCTCGCGCCGTTTGGTTATAGCCAGATCATCTGGATGACGCTCTCGAGCTGGCTGATCTTTCATCAGCCGCCCACGCTGTGGCTGTTTGTTGGCGGGCCCATCGTGATCGGGTCTGGGCTTTATATCTGGCTACGCGAGCGCCAACTGGCCAAGAAGGCCGTCCGCCCCGTCACGACGGCCGATGCCGATATCGCCGCTGAGAAAAAGGACGCAGAAGGCCATCCGGCCTGA
- a CDS encoding ABC transporter ATP-binding protein codes for MTRKKLDMKGTTYRSVLGYTFRHWQRQPWRIAAILGFITLATLADVMTPYFAGRLVEAIASGSVGNETTLEAAFSALAILVALGATAVVLRFGAFRNIIRLTLFMMADVVNETFHRVQRFSTDWHANTFAGSTVRKITRGMWSLDLLNDTLLVALFPSTIMLVGTTVLLASFWPIMGLVIGLGSLLFIAGTIGITVAYVSPAASLSNAWDTKVGGALSDAIGCNAVVKGFGAEAREETRLGGVVAKWQKRTLRTWNRYNLNGVAQDTALLILRATILGTGVLLWLQGVANAGDITFVLTSFFVLQGYLQDVGMHFRNLQRSVNEMEELVELDAAPYGVADVAGATPIRIGAGAIDFDRVTFQYGGHESPLYKDFSVTIKSGERVGLVGHSGSGKTTFVKLIQRLYDINDGQILIDGQNIAEHEQASLRSQIAIVQQEPILFHRTLADNIAYARPGATRAEVMDAARMANAHDFIVSLPKGYETMVGERGVKLSGGERQRVAIARAFLANNPILILDEATSSLDSESELLIQQAIERLMTGRTTLVIAHRLSTVRALDRILVFDKGRIVEEGDHMALIRRESGIYRRLFEKQALELTKGLVA; via the coding sequence ATGACTCGCAAGAAACTCGATATGAAGGGAACGACTTATCGGTCCGTTCTCGGCTACACTTTCAGACATTGGCAACGCCAGCCCTGGCGCATCGCCGCGATTTTGGGCTTCATCACGCTGGCGACGCTGGCCGATGTGATGACGCCCTATTTCGCGGGCCGGCTTGTCGAGGCTATTGCCTCGGGTTCGGTGGGAAACGAAACCACGCTTGAGGCGGCATTTTCGGCCCTGGCTATTCTTGTCGCCCTTGGCGCAACGGCGGTCGTCCTGCGGTTTGGCGCGTTCCGCAACATCATTCGGCTAACGCTTTTCATGATGGCGGACGTGGTCAACGAGACCTTCCATCGCGTACAGCGCTTCTCGACCGACTGGCACGCCAACACCTTCGCCGGCTCCACCGTGCGCAAGATCACGCGCGGGATGTGGTCGCTCGATCTGTTGAACGACACGCTGCTTGTCGCTCTGTTTCCCTCGACGATCATGCTCGTGGGTACAACGGTGCTGCTGGCCTCGTTCTGGCCAATCATGGGGCTGGTAATCGGGCTTGGATCGCTGCTCTTTATCGCCGGAACCATAGGCATCACCGTCGCTTACGTCTCGCCGGCGGCTTCGCTTTCCAATGCCTGGGATACCAAGGTGGGCGGTGCCTTGTCCGATGCCATCGGCTGCAATGCCGTGGTCAAGGGCTTTGGCGCTGAAGCGCGCGAAGAAACCCGGTTGGGCGGCGTTGTCGCCAAATGGCAGAAGCGCACGCTGCGGACCTGGAACCGCTACAATCTCAACGGGGTCGCCCAGGATACTGCCCTGCTCATTCTGCGCGCCACCATCCTGGGAACCGGTGTCCTGCTCTGGCTGCAAGGCGTGGCAAATGCAGGCGACATCACCTTCGTTCTGACCTCGTTTTTCGTGCTTCAGGGGTATCTGCAGGACGTGGGGATGCATTTCCGCAACCTGCAGCGCTCGGTCAACGAGATGGAGGAGCTGGTCGAACTCGACGCGGCACCCTATGGCGTTGCCGACGTGGCCGGAGCCACGCCGATCCGTATTGGCGCCGGAGCCATCGATTTCGACAGGGTGACATTCCAGTATGGCGGACACGAATCCCCGCTCTACAAGGATTTTTCCGTGACGATCAAGTCAGGCGAGCGTGTCGGTCTCGTGGGGCATTCGGGCTCGGGCAAAACGACATTCGTCAAGCTCATCCAGCGCCTCTATGACATCAATGACGGCCAGATTCTGATCGATGGGCAGAACATTGCCGAGCATGAACAGGCCAGTCTTCGCAGCCAGATTGCCATCGTGCAGCAGGAGCCGATCCTGTTCCACAGGACACTGGCCGACAACATTGCCTATGCGCGCCCCGGTGCAACGCGCGCCGAAGTGATGGATGCGGCCAGAATGGCCAACGCCCATGACTTCATCGTCTCCCTGCCGAAAGGCTATGAGACCATGGTGGGTGAGCGCGGGGTGAAGCTCTCCGGCGGTGAACGTCAGCGGGTGGCCATTGCGCGGGCCTTTCTGGCCAACAACCCGATCCTGATCCTGGACGAAGCCACATCGAGCCTGGATTCGGAGAGCGAGTTGCTGATCCAGCAGGCCATCGAACGCCTGATGACCGGTCGCACGACGCTGGTCATCGCGCACCGTCTCTCGACAGTTCGCGCCCTCGACCGGATTCTTGTGTTCGACAAGGGCCGAATTGTCGAGGAAGGCGATCATATGGCGCTGATCCGCCGCGAAAGCGGCATCTATCGCCGTCTGTTCGAAAAGCAGGCTCTGGAATTGACCAAGGGACTGGTCGCCTAA
- a CDS encoding RNA polymerase sigma factor: protein MSLTRGPADADDVVQAACERALRAPEKFAPGTRLDAWMMRIIHNLWIDVYRKRRRETLEDTTDPINDRLGDDGRALVESRSELARTWRLVSALPEEQRSVLTLVCVEGLSYRDTADVLDIPVGTVMSRLARARLRLADELSQTDISATRTAERQ, encoded by the coding sequence TTGTCTCTGACGCGCGGCCCGGCCGATGCAGACGATGTTGTCCAGGCTGCCTGCGAGCGTGCGCTGCGGGCACCGGAAAAATTTGCGCCCGGCACGCGGCTCGATGCGTGGATGATGCGGATCATCCACAATCTGTGGATCGACGTCTACCGCAAACGGCGGCGCGAAACGCTCGAGGATACCACCGATCCCATAAACGACAGGTTGGGCGACGATGGCAGAGCGCTTGTTGAAAGCCGGTCCGAACTTGCGCGCACCTGGCGCCTGGTCTCGGCCTTGCCCGAAGAACAACGGAGCGTCCTGACGCTGGTTTGCGTCGAGGGGCTGAGCTACCGCGATACGGCGGACGTGCTCGATATTCCTGTGGGCACGGTGATGAGCCGGCTGGCACGGGCTCGGTTGCGACTGGCCGATGAACTCAGCCAAACCGATATTTCGGCGACCAGAACGGCGGAAAGACAATGA
- a CDS encoding S8 family serine peptidase, with protein MPARQILSLVFVLLALAYGALGTSLAWTGLPLVSMAMAQEEDDDEDDEDDEEDEDEDDDEDDEDDGGRRNNDRDDDDDEEEGERGNRMVRTVFVPAPPAFLPSRPQPSPELLITLSETLTVRQIESLGFNVLATETIDLIGRTVARLALPENLPVSEARQLLAELSTDTRPVENTLYALQALPCTPEGCASLDMMGWNPGSTCEASPRIGMIDTPVDAARTGLEGGRIETFSALSSDRQPAPSDHGSAIAALMVGQPGSAAPGPLPNAELIAAGAFHRGEFGAISADAFDIVRALDTLSRRDLDVLNMSLAGEENALVAAAIDEMLASGVQVVAAVGNLGPASPPQFPAAQEGVVAVTAVDAEYRIYRQALHGEHVDFAAPGVDVWVADPEGGNLRSGTSFASPLVAAALALGASPEDLSADAIDLGETGRDPVFGYGLVQFPGC; from the coding sequence ATGCCGGCCCGTCAAATTCTCAGTCTTGTTTTTGTTCTCCTGGCGCTGGCTTACGGCGCACTGGGCACCAGCCTCGCCTGGACAGGTCTGCCTCTGGTTTCGATGGCAATGGCGCAAGAAGAAGATGACGATGAGGACGATGAGGACGACGAAGAGGACGAAGACGAAGACGACGATGAGGACGATGAGGACGACGGCGGCCGTCGGAACAATGATCGCGACGACGATGATGATGAGGAAGAGGGCGAACGAGGCAATCGGATGGTCCGCACCGTTTTTGTGCCCGCGCCACCCGCTTTTTTGCCCTCGCGTCCCCAGCCCTCCCCCGAATTGCTGATCACGCTGTCGGAAACGCTTACCGTCCGGCAGATCGAAAGTCTGGGCTTTAATGTTCTGGCGACTGAAACGATAGATCTTATCGGTCGCACTGTGGCTCGCTTGGCTCTGCCGGAAAACCTCCCGGTTTCCGAGGCCCGGCAACTCCTCGCCGAACTTTCCACGGACACGCGACCCGTCGAGAATACGCTCTATGCGCTTCAGGCCTTGCCCTGCACGCCCGAGGGGTGCGCATCGCTCGATATGATGGGCTGGAACCCCGGCAGTACGTGCGAAGCCAGCCCGCGTATCGGCATGATCGATACGCCTGTTGACGCCGCGCGCACCGGGCTTGAAGGAGGTCGGATCGAGACGTTCTCTGCACTGTCGTCCGACAGGCAACCCGCGCCCTCCGACCATGGCAGCGCGATTGCCGCGCTGATGGTCGGGCAGCCCGGCAGCGCCGCGCCGGGGCCGTTACCCAACGCAGAACTGATCGCGGCGGGCGCCTTTCATCGCGGGGAATTCGGCGCGATTTCCGCCGACGCGTTCGATATCGTTCGCGCCCTCGATACGCTGTCCCGGCGCGATCTTGACGTGCTCAACATGAGCCTGGCGGGTGAGGAAAATGCGCTCGTTGCCGCCGCAATCGATGAGATGCTCGCCAGCGGCGTGCAGGTCGTGGCAGCGGTCGGAAATCTCGGCCCTGCCTCGCCACCCCAGTTTCCGGCAGCCCAGGAGGGCGTGGTCGCTGTAACGGCAGTCGATGCGGAGTACCGGATTTACCGTCAGGCGCTCCATGGTGAACATGTGGATTTTGCGGCGCCGGGCGTGGACGTTTGGGTCGCAGACCCAGAGGGCGGCAACCTGCGGTCGGGAACTTCTTTTGCGTCCCCGCTGGTTGCCGCTGCCCTGGCGCTTGGCGCATCTCCCGAGGACCTCTCCGCGGATGCCATTGATCTGGGAGAAACAGGCCGGGACCCGGTTTTTGGATACGGCCTGGTCCAGTTTCCCGGCTGTTGA
- the trhA gene encoding PAQR family membrane homeostasis protein TrhA, translated as MGSNLRRNARAYVLRHRRAFTLAELIADGIVHGVGLLVAIVAGTVLITLAVVHATGAEIAAVAIYVGSFVALLSASMAFNLCPMGPIKAWLARIDQAAIFLFIAGSYTPLLIALGDVAVADKLLIFVWATALIGIALKLLVPQHFGRLAIPFYLAIGWSGILAFQALAAALPATALWLLVAGGVAYSAGVIFHLWEKLAFQNVLWHAFVVTGATLHLIAIFEAMVLIRM; from the coding sequence ATGGGCTCAAATTTGCGCCGCAACGCCAGGGCATACGTCCTGAGACACAGGCGGGCCTTCACGCTGGCCGAGCTGATTGCCGACGGCATCGTCCACGGCGTGGGCCTGTTGGTCGCAATTGTTGCCGGTACAGTACTGATAACCCTTGCGGTGGTTCACGCGACCGGCGCGGAAATTGCCGCCGTGGCCATCTATGTTGGCTCGTTCGTTGCCTTGCTCAGCGCGTCGATGGCCTTCAATCTCTGCCCGATGGGACCCATCAAGGCATGGCTCGCGCGCATCGATCAGGCGGCGATCTTCCTGTTCATCGCAGGAAGCTATACGCCACTGCTGATTGCGCTGGGCGATGTCGCGGTAGCCGACAAGCTGTTGATCTTCGTCTGGGCAACGGCCCTGATCGGCATCGCTCTCAAGCTTTTGGTGCCGCAACATTTCGGCCGGCTGGCCATACCGTTTTATCTCGCCATCGGCTGGAGCGGCATTCTGGCCTTCCAGGCACTGGCAGCCGCTCTCCCGGCGACTGCCCTTTGGCTGCTGGTCGCGGGTGGGGTGGCCTATTCGGCGGGTGTCATTTTCCATCTTTGGGAAAAACTCGCCTTCCAGAACGTGCTCTGGCACGCCTTCGTTGTGACCGGTGCAACGCTGCACCTCATCGCAATTTTTGAGGCAATGGTCCTCATCCGGATGTGA
- a CDS encoding sensor domain-containing diguanylate cyclase yields MVMEVSTSEEGRLAALNRLTAALVAPIESLDHILELARISIAPMVAISIVDRHAEIVLAATGLSYRRVERDRSLATLSIGLDQPLAIENVATDPRCSSLECSPGGASVGSCLVAPLQTADGYVIGALQVMDNNARVFGEREMALAGHLADLVMSELVSHQPGEADYLTGALTRRSFRAEVDREYARALRYDRPATLIFVDIDGFHRVNTAFGAEIADEVLKSVANRAAECLRTTDRLGRLGGEEFGMLLPETMAYEASQCAERLREEISGLRFRYSGKVVSVTASFGIAPFDSRLRSPIQWFAQADIALYESKKAGRNCVSFAALPQATDPVSEEGDPIRPLGMH; encoded by the coding sequence ATGGTTATGGAAGTATCGACGAGCGAAGAGGGACGGTTGGCGGCGCTCAATCGGCTGACCGCCGCTTTGGTCGCCCCGATCGAATCCCTGGACCACATTCTGGAACTCGCGCGGATCAGCATCGCTCCGATGGTGGCGATTTCCATCGTGGACCGGCATGCCGAAATCGTCCTCGCGGCTACGGGCCTGAGCTACCGGCGCGTCGAGCGCGACCGGTCTCTTGCGACGCTGAGCATCGGGCTGGATCAGCCGCTGGCCATCGAAAATGTGGCCACCGACCCCCGTTGCTCCAGTCTGGAATGCAGCCCTGGCGGAGCGTCTGTCGGCTCCTGCCTTGTCGCACCCCTTCAAACCGCCGATGGATATGTCATTGGTGCGCTCCAGGTGATGGATAACAACGCGCGTGTGTTCGGTGAACGGGAGATGGCGCTTGCTGGCCACCTTGCCGACTTGGTCATGTCCGAACTTGTATCGCACCAACCGGGTGAAGCGGACTATCTCACTGGCGCCCTGACGCGCAGGAGCTTCAGGGCCGAGGTCGACCGCGAATACGCGCGGGCGCTGCGCTATGACCGGCCGGCCACGCTGATTTTCGTCGATATCGACGGATTTCACCGGGTAAACACGGCCTTCGGCGCCGAAATCGCCGACGAGGTGCTCAAATCGGTCGCCAACCGCGCCGCCGAATGCCTCCGGACCACCGACCGGCTGGGCCGGCTGGGCGGAGAAGAATTCGGCATGTTGTTGCCCGAGACGATGGCCTATGAGGCCAGCCAGTGTGCCGAACGCCTTCGTGAAGAAATCAGTGGGCTGCGCTTTCGGTACTCGGGCAAGGTCGTATCCGTCACCGCCAGCTTTGGCATTGCCCCATTCGATTCCCGATTACGCTCGCCCATCCAGTGGTTCGCCCAGGCCGATATTGCGCTCTACGAGTCAAAAAAGGCCGGCCGCAACTGCGTCAGCTTTGCAGCCTTGCCACAAGCCACCGATCCGGTATCGGAAGAGGGTGATCCCATTCGCCCCCTGGGCATGCACTGA
- a CDS encoding lytic murein transglycosylase yields MRSTAPTTDFPVLSRRRAIALGLGAGAALVLPRPAFANVSDFVASVWPEASSRGVSRAIFEQAFAGFTPSDRIMSLTRSQPETVKTTGQYVADAVSSTRVSNGRSMRGEWAQTLGGAEQRYGIQSEIILAIWGMETNYGSYMGGNNVIHALATLTYGNYRRDFFKSELLTALQILQAGHVAAPQMVGSWAGAMGHTQFMPSSFMAYAVDYNGNGKRDIWNSVPDALGSAANYLKSHGWRSGETWGYEVQLPSGFDYGRAWDIGRQTLGQWEAMGVRRTGGRNFPRSGDMGRIFMPSGGSGPVFLLLANFDVIKRYNNSDNYALAVGHLADRILGVGPFIRSFPANETGLTRSQREELQSLLNRRGYNVGTPDGVVGPKTRQGIIAFQRAAGLLADGHASSGLLSALR; encoded by the coding sequence ATGCGTAGCACCGCCCCCACGACTGATTTCCCCGTTCTTTCGCGCCGTCGTGCAATCGCGCTCGGGTTGGGCGCTGGCGCAGCGCTCGTTCTGCCGCGCCCTGCCTTTGCCAATGTCTCCGATTTCGTTGCCTCGGTCTGGCCCGAAGCGTCCTCGCGTGGCGTTTCCCGCGCCATATTCGAGCAGGCCTTTGCAGGCTTTACGCCGTCCGACCGCATCATGAGCCTCACGCGCAGCCAGCCCGAAACGGTCAAGACGACGGGTCAGTATGTTGCCGACGCAGTATCGTCCACGCGCGTGTCCAACGGTCGGAGCATGCGCGGGGAGTGGGCCCAGACATTGGGTGGAGCCGAGCAGCGCTATGGCATCCAGTCCGAAATCATCCTTGCCATCTGGGGCATGGAAACCAACTACGGATCCTACATGGGCGGCAACAATGTCATCCATGCGCTGGCAACGCTGACCTATGGCAATTACCGGCGCGACTTTTTCAAGAGCGAATTGCTGACCGCGCTGCAGATCCTGCAGGCGGGCCATGTTGCTGCGCCGCAAATGGTCGGGTCATGGGCCGGGGCGATGGGGCACACCCAGTTCATGCCGTCGAGCTTTATGGCCTACGCCGTCGATTACAATGGCAACGGCAAGCGCGACATCTGGAACTCCGTGCCCGATGCATTGGGGTCGGCCGCCAACTATCTCAAATCGCATGGCTGGCGGAGCGGCGAGACCTGGGGCTACGAAGTCCAACTCCCCTCCGGTTTCGATTATGGCCGCGCCTGGGATATCGGGCGCCAGACCCTTGGCCAATGGGAAGCCATGGGTGTTCGCCGCACCGGCGGGCGAAACTTTCCGCGCTCCGGGGACATGGGACGGATTTTCATGCCGTCGGGCGGCAGTGGTCCGGTTTTCCTGTTGCTTGCCAATTTCGACGTCATCAAGCGCTACAACAATTCCGACAATTATGCCCTCGCCGTCGGCCATCTGGCCGACCGCATCCTTGGCGTCGGTCCCTTCATCCGCTCGTTTCCCGCCAATGAGACGGGCCTGACGCGATCACAGCGCGAAGAACTGCAAAGCCTCCTCAACCGCCGCGGATACAATGTCGGCACACCCGATGGGGTCGTTGGCCCCAAAACCCGACAGGGCATTATCGCCTTCCAGCGCGCTGCCGGGCTTCTGGCCGATGGTCACGCGTCAAGCGGCCTGCTTTCCGCACTGCGCTAG
- the aac(3) gene encoding aminoglycoside 3-N-acetyltransferase yields MSDFLSCADLVTDLSQIGVRAGDIVMVHAAMSTVGNLINGPDTLIDALLRTVGPSGTIMAYTDWDARYEALLDETGRVPAVWRDRISGFDPQRSRAVRDHGVLPEFVRTTPGALRSENPGASMTAIGARADWLVADHALDYGYGPASPLARLVEAGGKVLMVGAPHDTMTLIHHAEHLADIPNKRIKRWAVPFAGPDGTVWRMCEEFDTSDAVAPQLDGIDYFTAIVTSHLEKGRGRQDKIGAAGSLLVDAKQMLEHAVAWLERNGQ; encoded by the coding sequence ATGTCCGACTTTCTATCCTGCGCCGATCTTGTCACCGATCTCTCCCAAATCGGGGTGCGTGCCGGCGATATCGTTATGGTCCACGCCGCCATGAGCACCGTGGGGAATCTCATCAATGGACCCGATACACTGATCGATGCGCTCCTGAGGACGGTTGGACCCAGCGGCACCATCATGGCCTATACCGACTGGGATGCCCGCTACGAAGCGCTGCTCGATGAGACCGGTCGCGTGCCCGCCGTGTGGCGAGACAGGATTTCCGGGTTCGATCCGCAGCGCTCACGAGCCGTCCGGGACCATGGCGTGTTGCCCGAGTTTGTCAGAACCACCCCTGGCGCCCTGCGCAGCGAAAATCCCGGAGCGTCGATGACGGCTATCGGGGCGCGGGCCGATTGGCTGGTTGCCGATCACGCGCTCGATTATGGCTACGGGCCCGCCTCGCCGCTGGCCAGGCTGGTTGAGGCCGGTGGCAAGGTGCTGATGGTCGGCGCGCCGCACGATACGATGACGCTGATCCATCATGCAGAACATCTGGCCGACATTCCCAACAAGCGCATCAAGCGCTGGGCGGTACCGTTTGCCGGCCCGGACGGAACGGTATGGCGGATGTGCGAAGAGTTCGACACCTCGGACGCCGTTGCCCCCCAACTCGATGGTATCGACTATTTTACCGCGATCGTGACATCCCATCTCGAAAAGGGACGCGGGCGGCAAGATAAGATCGGAGCGGCAGGAAGTTTGCTGGTCGATGCCAAACAAATGCTCGAGCACGCCGTGGCGTGGCTCGAGCGGAATGGTCAATAA
- a CDS encoding SRPBCC family protein, which translates to MPATPNTDKELVLDRLIDAPRDKVYRCWTEPDLIKQWFAPKPWTTPKVEIDVRPGGANTVTMADPEGNEYPNPGIYLEVVPNEKLVFTDAFTAGWQPTDKAFFTCELTFADEGGKTRYIARAKHWTLEDKQQHEQMGFHEGWGICADQLEALAKTL; encoded by the coding sequence ATGCCCGCCACGCCCAACACCGACAAGGAACTCGTGCTGGATCGCCTGATCGATGCGCCGCGCGACAAGGTCTATCGTTGCTGGACCGAGCCAGACCTTATCAAGCAGTGGTTCGCGCCCAAGCCCTGGACCACGCCCAAGGTGGAGATCGACGTTCGTCCGGGCGGCGCCAATACGGTCACGATGGCCGACCCCGAAGGCAACGAATATCCCAATCCCGGCATCTATCTCGAAGTCGTTCCCAACGAAAAACTGGTTTTCACCGATGCCTTTACCGCCGGATGGCAACCGACCGACAAGGCGTTTTTCACCTGCGAGCTGACCTTCGCCGATGAAGGCGGCAAGACCCGCTATATCGCCCGGGCCAAGCATTGGACGCTGGAAGACAAGCAGCAACACGAGCAGATGGGATTCCACGAGGGTTGGGGCATATGCGCCGATCAACTCGAAGCGCTGGCCAAGACGCTCTGA
- a CDS encoding metalloregulator ArsR/SmtB family transcription factor, translating to MTESERLDATFIALADPTRRAILARLIEGEATVMELAAPFDMSQPAISKHIKMLERAGLVSRSRDAQKRPVKIEGIALKEATDWLENYRQIWEANFSRLDTLLDELKAQRKKERN from the coding sequence ATGACGGAATCCGAACGCCTCGACGCCACATTTATCGCCCTGGCCGACCCAACGCGGCGCGCCATTCTGGCGCGGCTGATCGAGGGTGAGGCAACGGTGATGGAACTGGCGGCGCCCTTCGATATGAGCCAGCCTGCCATTTCCAAGCACATAAAGATGCTGGAGCGAGCCGGGCTGGTATCGCGCAGCCGCGACGCGCAAAAGCGCCCGGTCAAGATCGAAGGCATTGCGCTCAAGGAAGCCACTGACTGGCTGGAGAATTATCGTCAGATCTGGGAAGCCAATTTTTCCCGGCTCGACACCCTGCTGGACGAGTTGAAGGCTCAACGCAAAAAGGAACGGAACTGA
- a CDS encoding SRPBCC family protein: MSFSTTLTVSTPSDLEVVIERLFDAPADLVFDCYTKPDLVRRWMTGMDDWSLATCEIDLRPGGTYRYVWSGPDGASMGLKGIFHEIEPPARLVTTETFDDDFGMGKMLIECAFQAENDRTRLKQTITYESKGQRDASLATGMTDGMGISFASLDALLADLTGK, translated from the coding sequence ATGAGCTTTTCCACTACCCTTACCGTTTCGACACCAAGCGATCTCGAAGTGGTCATCGAGCGCCTGTTCGATGCCCCGGCCGATCTGGTTTTCGATTGTTATACAAAGCCCGATCTCGTTCGGCGCTGGATGACCGGGATGGACGACTGGTCGCTTGCCACGTGCGAGATCGACCTGAGGCCCGGCGGTACGTATCGCTACGTCTGGTCGGGACCGGATGGGGCCAGCATGGGCCTCAAGGGAATTTTCCACGAGATCGAGCCCCCGGCCCGCCTTGTGACCACCGAGACGTTCGATGACGATTTCGGCATGGGAAAAATGCTGATCGAGTGCGCGTTTCAGGCCGAAAACGATCGCACGCGGCTCAAACAGACAATCACATATGAATCCAAGGGCCAGCGCGATGCATCACTGGCAACCGGCATGACCGATGGCATGGGCATAAGCTTTGCTTCGCTCGACGCTCTGCTCGCCGACCTCACCGGCAAGTAG